A stretch of the Capsicum annuum cultivar UCD-10X-F1 chromosome 10, UCD10Xv1.1, whole genome shotgun sequence genome encodes the following:
- the LOC107843318 gene encoding LOW QUALITY PROTEIN: ATP-dependent zinc metalloprotease FTSH 8, mitochondrial (The sequence of the model RefSeq protein was modified relative to this genomic sequence to represent the inferred CDS: inserted 1 base in 1 codon; deleted 2 bases in 1 codon) produces the protein MTGRKIFMKQQHYILLLLFIGSFLSLILLVKHLDREEISFQEFKNELLEPGHVDRVVVANEQATVYIRNSSPGNNQICDDTVQGPTSSTNGSRNLSHHKYYVNIGSVELFEQKLKEEQETSGIDPHNYVHVVYVNELDWFPDMMFGVIILLPAIFYYVNWRGVRGKFSIGEACFMKMDKNAKNKVLFKDVTGCDEAKQEIMEFVHFLKNPKKYEELGAKIPKGALLVGPPWTGKTLLAKATEGECGVLFLSMSGSDFLEIFVGGEPARVRSLFQEARRFAPSIIFIDEIDAIGGARGRGRSSGGNNVRERTLNQLLVEMDGFATSSGVVVLASTNRHDILDKALLRPGRFDRQITIGKPDFKGREQIFRIYLNKLKIDXKAAFYSQRLAALTPGFVGADIANVCNEAALLAARRESTIINMEHFEAATDRVIGGLEKKNKVISKLERRTIAYHESGHAVAGWFLEHAEPLLKVAIIPRGTALGFAQYVNSEKHVKIKEQLFDITCMTLGGRAAEQVLIGKISTGAHDDLKKVTNMTYAQVTVYGFSEEVGLVSFPQTDGTSKLYSNETAALIDNEVRKLVAKAYDHTVQLIEQHREHVAQIAELLLEKEVLHQEDLVQVLGERPFTSSEPTNYDRFKQGFEEENKETKDDTEGKTAQDDDGSSPVIPEVVPV, from the exons atgaccGGGCGGAAGATCTTCATGAAGCAACAACACTATATACTACTGTTGCTGTTTATTGGCTCTTTTCTGTCATTGATATTACTCGTGAAGCATCTTGATCGGGAGGAG ATTAGCTTCCAAGAGTTCAAAAACGAGCTACTTGAACCTGGTCATGTTGATCGAGTTGTTGTTGCTAACGAACAAGCCACAGTTTATATAAGGAACTCTTCACCTGGTAATAATCAAATTTGTGATGACACAGTTCAAGGTCCTACAAGTAGCACAAATGGTAGTAGAAACCTGAGTCACCACAAATACTATGTCAACATTGGGAGTGTCGAGTTATTCGAGCAGAAGCTTAAGGAAGAACAAGAGACCTCTGGAATAGACCCTCACAATTACGTCCATGTGGTATATGTTAATGAGTTGGATTGGTTCCCAGATATGATGTTTGGTGTAATCATATTGCTTCCAGCtatcttttattatgtgaattgGAGAGGTGTTCGTGGGAAATTTAGTATTGGTGAAGCGTGTTTCATGAAGATGGACAAAAATGCAAAGAACAAG GTACTCTTTAAGGATGTGACTGGATGTGATGAGGCTAAGCAAGAAATCATGGAGTTTGTCCACTTCCTTAAGAATCCCAAGAAGTATGAGGAGTTAGGAGCTAAAATTCCTAAGGGTGCTCTTCTAGTGGGTCCTCCTTGGACCGGTAAGACACTTCTAGCTAAAGCTACAGAAGGAGAGTGTGGTGTACTTTTTCTCTCTATGTCTGGTTCGGATTTTTTGGAGATATTTGTTGGTGGTGAACCAGCTAGAGTTAGGAGCTTATTTCAGGAGGCAAGACGATTTGCACCTAGTATTATTTTCATTGATGAGATTGATGCAATTGGCGGTGCAAGAGGGAGGGGACGCTCTTCTGGAGGAAATAATGTACGTGAAAGAACTTTAAATCAACTTCTTGTAGAAATGGATGGATTTGCAACCTCATCTGGTGTAGTTGTTCTTGCTAGCACAAATCGACATGATATATTAGACAAAGCATTGTTAAGGCCTGGTCGATTTGATCGCCAGATTACTATTGGCAAACCAGACTTTAAAGGTCGGGAACAGATTTTCAGAATCTATTTGAACAAGTTGAAAATTG CAAAAGCAGCATTCTATTCACAGAGGCTTGCTGCTCTAACACCAGGATTTGTTGGAGCAGACATTGCAAATGTTTGTAATGAAGCTGCTTTGCTTGCTGCAAGGAGAGAGAGTACCATAATTAATATGGAACATTTTGAGGCAGCGACTGACAGGGTGATTGGTGGTCTAGAGAAGAAGAACAAG GTCATAAGCAAGCTGGAAAGGAGGACAATTGCCTATCATGAATCTGGCCATGCTGTTGCTGGTTGGTTCTTGGAACATGCAGAACCATTACTTAAAGTGGCAATTATTCCTCGTGGTACAGCACTAGGATTTGCTCAATATGTTAACAGtgaaaaacatgtaaagatcaagGAGCAGCTATTTGACATTACATGTATGACTCTTGGCGGGCGAGCTGCTGAGCAG GTTTTGATTGGAAAAATCTCAACCGGAGCTCATGATGATTTGAAGAAAGTGACCAATATGACGTATGCCCAGGTAACAGTCTACGGTTTCAGTGAAGAAGTTGGTCTTGTTTCTTTTCCGCAAACAGACGGTACTTCAAAGCTTTATAGTAATGAGACTGCAGCACTTATTGACAATGAAGTCAGAAAATTGGTAGCA AAGGCATATGATCATACTGTACAACTCATAGAGCAACACAGAGAACATGTGGCTCAGATCGCAGAGTTGCTACTTGAAAAGGAAGTTCTCCACCAAGAAGATCTTGTCCAAGTATTGGGTGAACGCCCATTCACGAGTAGTGAGCCCACGAACTACGACAGGTTCAAGCAAGGATTCGAAGAAGAGAACAAAGAAACCAAAGATGACACTGAGGGAAAAACCGCACAAGATGATGATGGATCATCGCCTGTTATACCGGAGGTTGTCCCAGTATAG